GGGCGGTGCTGCCCGGAGAAGCTGCTCAGGATTTGGTGACGGGCCTGGCAAACGAAATCAACGCGACGCAGCGGCTCATCGACGAGATCCCGACCCGGTAGCTCGAATCGGGTCTCACTGCGACTTCTCGGCTCTGCTTGCCCCTCTTGTGGTCGCTCGGTCGAATCACAGACCGAGCGACCATCGCAGGTGAATCGCGCATCTTCCTGCCGCCCCAAATTGGGGCGGGCAGAATCATGAACCAAGCCTCACCCGATCGGCTGCCAACAGTCGAGGAGCTTGTCCGCGCTACTCGGGCCGTTCGAGCCGATCGCGTACTTTTCCGGTTGGGTCGGGGCGTGGTCCGCGGCGGCGATCAGCGGGTCCATGATCTCCCACGCGCGCTCGATCTCGTCCGCGCGCATGAACAGCGACGCATCGCCCTGGATTGAATCGAGCAACAGGCGCTCGTAGGCCTCCGGGAGCGTCTGGTTCTGGTACGCCTGCTTGTAGTCGAAGGTGAGGTTGTGCGGGCGCAGCGACACGCCGTCCACGTCGGGCACTTTGGTCTGGAAGTTTAGTTGGATCGACTCGTTCGGCTGAATCACCATCTTCAGCCGGTTGCACTGGAGCATTTCGTTGGCCGGCAGCGGGAACATGAGCCGGGCCGGGCACTTGAACTGGATCATCACCTCGCTGTACCGCGCCTTGAGCCCCTTTCCGCTGCGAAGGTAAAAGGGCACGCCGTGCCACCGGCGGTTGTCCAGGTCCAGTTTGACCGCGGCGTAGGTCGGGGTCTTCGATTTCGGGTCAACGCCCTTCACGTTCAGGTACCCGTCGTACTGGCCCAGGGCCATCACCTTCATGGCCTCCGCTTCGGGGCGCACGTTGACGGTCGAAAGCACCTTCATCTTCTCGTTGCGCAGGTTGTCCGCGGTGTACCGGTTGGGGTCTTCCATCGCGACCAGCGTGAGCACCTGCAGGATGTGGTTCTGCAGCATGTCCCGCATCACGCCGCTCTTGTCGTAGTAGTCGCCGCGCCCCTCCACCGTGACCTTCTCGGCGACGGTGATCTGCACGTGGTCGATGTACTGCGCGTTCCACAGCGGCTCGAACAGCGTGTTCGCGAACCGGAACACGAGGATGTTCTGGACCGTGTCCTTCCCGAGGTAGTGGTCGATGCGGTAGAGCTGGTTCTCGTCCCAGTGCTTGTGCAGCTCGTCGTTGAGCTTCTTCGCGCTGGCCCGGTCGGTGCCGAACGGCTTCTCGATCACGAGCCGGCGGTACCCGGTGTCGCTCTTGTTCAGCCCGGCCTCGGCCAGCGCCGCGCTGATGGGCGGGTAGTAGTACGGCGACACGGAGAAGTAGTAGAGGCGACGACCGTTCGGCTCCTTCTCGTTCGCGGCGAACCAGTCGGCGAGGGGCTTCGCGCCGCCCGGCTGGGTCGCGTCGGTGGAAACGTAGTGGATGCGCGGGGCGAAGGCCGCCCACTTCTCCTCGCTGAACTGCTCGCCGGGCAGGATCTCCTTCGCCTTACCCTTGAGGTGCTCGCGGAACGCCTCGTCCGTGTACTCGCTGCGGGCCACCCCGACCACGCGCGCCTCCGGCGGGAGTTTGCCCTTTTGGGCGAGGTTGAACAGCGCGGGGATCAGCTTCCGCGACGTGAGGTCGCCGGACGCCCCGAAGATGACCACGGTGAGCGGCTGTGCCATGTGCGGCCCGTTTTGTTGCGTGAGGGTGCGCGCCCCGCACGCGGAGCGGGGCGCGGAGATATGCTACACGCCCGCGGGCGTTTGGTGCCGGGAGTTTTTGCGTTTGATGGATCGTACCGGTCGCGCCGGGTTCCGGATGTAACGCCGGACCGGGGGCAAAACCGGTTCCGACGTCAATTCGGACTGAAGTCGAACTTGGATGCGTTCTCGCGCCCGAGTGGGTCGTTGACGAACTTGCGGAAACACGCAGGGCACAGGTCGAACCGCATTTTCTTGCACGTCGGGAGCAGTTGCGGCGGCTCTTCGCCCTCTTCAATGTCACTCAGCAACCGGGCCATCTCTTCGACGTGGTCGGTTTCCAGGTCGTCCTCGGTCAGTTCGGCCGGGTCGGTGGCCGCGAACGCTTCCATTTTCAACACGTACCGTTCGGCCCCATCCTGGGTCATGTCCTTGCCGCAAACGTCGCAAGAGAAGTGCATCATGACCTTCGGGTCCTCCAAGCGTAACAGAACCGTCACATTCGACCGGAGAGGCGGTCTCACGGGCGGCGGCGGTCGAGCGAGTCCGAGAAGGGTGAACCGCCGAATTAGCTCGTATACTCCACAACTCTCAGTTTCTCGGTGTGCTGTCAATTGGAATTGTTCGCACAATCCGGTCAAATCCCGCACTTGCTTTTCCGGGGAAATGTGCCTCGGACGGCAAGTTTTCTCTGGACCGCGCCGGGAACCTGTGCGCTCAACTTCCCGATTGGTGGCAACGGACTGCGCGGTCGCTCGGTTCGCGCGCAAGAATTTTCACAAACACCTGAAATTCTTGGGGAAATGTGGCCCGAGGTGTTCCGAGCCGGCCGTAATTGGCACGCAGGGTGCTTTACACTTTTTTGTCTCCAATTCATAGTCGGTGGCGCACAGAACGACCGGTTACCGGGTCGGAGACTTCGCATCCCCACATAAACTTCCCCCGGCGGCTCGGGAGCGCCCCCGAACCGGACCTGCCCCGATCCTCTTCAAGCTGACACGTTCCCACGGCCGGTGGCTCCGAGAGCCAGCCGGCCCGTATCTTTTTTGCGGCCGTTCTCGCGCCCACGCGGGCATGTTTCCCACGAAATCCCGGGCTCCGAGTGACACGATCGCGTGCTTGCGCTCCGGATCCGTTCTCACCGGCACCGGAACAAGGGATACGGGCGGCACAACCGGCCCCCTCGCCACCGTCGGCACACGCGCCTCCACCCGTCGCCCGTGCGCACCGAATTGCCCGCACAGCGCCGGGGCGCGTCATTCGGCGTTCGCGCCGCTTCCGATACACGACGCAGACGAGCTGTTGAGGGGATTCAGCCGTTCGGAATACGCTCGTCGTTGCGAACGGGGGACGGATTTACGGTCGGTCAATACGCAGCAGCGCCGAACGGGGGCGCGCTGCGGCACCCGCGCCGCGGAGCGGCCGGGAATGGGACTGGACCGCAGGAGGCGTTACACATGTTGATTCGTAAGGGCACCCCTTGGCTCGCGGCCGTCGCGGTGCTGGGTGTCGGCTCGGTGGCGCTCGCCGGGCACTTCGGGACCACCAAATACTCCGCCAACAACTGTTCGCCGTGCGACGCGCAGACCAACTTCGCGGCCGGGCAGGGGCCGTGCGGGCAGCAAGTCGTTTACGACAGCGTCATCGAGAAGCGGTACCACACCTGCTACCAGACGACGACCGAAACGGTGATGAAGCCGGTCACCAAGACGACGTACTCGTGCGAGGCCCGCACGTGCTACAAGACGGTGAACGAGACCGCGTACAAGCAGGTCCAGGAAACAGTGTGCAAGCCGGTGTGCGAGACGGTGCTGCAAGAGTGCCGTACCACCGTCTGCAAGCAGGTATGCGAGACCGTGTACCGGGACTGCCCGGTGACGGTCTGCAAGACCATCTGCGAGCCGCACACGCGGAAGGAGTGCTTCTTCGTGTGCAAGCCGATCTGCGAGACGCACTACAAGGAGTGCCCGCGGACCGTGTGCAAGCCGGTGTGCGAGACCGTCATCCGCGACGTGTGCAAGACGGTCTGCGTCCCGGTCACCGAAACGTGCTACAAGAACGTCCAGCGCACGGTCTGCAAGGACGTGTGCGAGACGGTGATGAAGGACGTGTGCAAGACGGTCTGCGAGCCGTGCGTCACCACCAAGTGCGTGGCCAAGTGCGTCCCGGAAACCGTGTGCGAAACGGTGTGCGTGCCCGGTAAGCTGACCTGGGAGTGCGTCCCGGTCTACAAGTGCGAGTTCGACCCCTGCACCTGCACCACCGTGCAGAAGCAGGTCGGCACCCGCAAGAAGCTGGTCCGCCAGCCGGCCCACACCGAACAGCGCCAGGTGACCCGCAACCGCACCGTGACCGAACAGGTCCAGGTGACCAACTACGTGAAGCGCACCGTGACCGAGAAGGTTCCGGTCCAGGTGACCCGCAAGGTGCAGACCGTCGTGACCGAGAAGGTGCCCGTGACGGTGACCCGGAACGTGCAGAAGACCGTGGTCGAGAAGGTTCCGACGCAAGTTGTTCGCAACGTACCGGTGACCGAGATCGTTCGCGAGCCGGTCACGACCCGCCGCAACGCTCAAGGGGCCTATGTCGACGCCGCGGCCCTCGGTGGCGACGCCGCGGCCCAGGCCGCGAAGGGGGCCAAGATCGTCGGCGGCGGCCCGGGGGCGCTGTCCAACCCGAACGCCCCGACCTACGACACCGACGGCCCGAACCGGGTGTTCGTGGAAGGGCTCCGCGTGTCCCGCGACGTGACCTACAACGTGACCCGCAACGTGCAAGTGACCGAAACGCGCCGGGTGGCCGAAAAGGTCGTCCGCAACGTGCCGGAAGTGGTGGTGACGAAGGTGCCCGTGAAGGTGACCACGATGAAGCAAGAAGTGATCACCAAGTGCGTGCCCTACACCGTCACGAAGCAAGTGCCGTACACGGTAAACGTGCGGGTTCCGCACACCACCACCGAGATGGTGCCCACGACGGTGACCAAGCGCGTCCCGGTTCAAGTGGCAACGGACGTGGTCGTGAAGAAGGCCCGCTACGTGCCGTGCAACAGCGGGTGCGGCACCCCGAGCACCGGGTGCAGTGCGGGTAACCCCTGCAGCACCGGCAACTGCTCGCCGATCTGCTCCAGCGGGCTCGGCGGCGGGCTGCGGAACCTGCTGAACGACCCGTGCCGCCCGAAGCCGATCCGCGACTTCTTCAGCGGCCTGTGCGCGAACCGCCTCGCGTGCGACCCGTGCCCGCCGGCCCACTGCGGCGACCCGTGCAAGTAATGTGACTCTGTCCTAACGCCCGAAAGCCCCGGACCGCGGTCCGGGGCTTTTGTCGTTGACGGCAACTGCTCTCCGGCGCGGGCGCATCATATCCAATCAGCGCCGCTCGCGCGTTCGTCCGACGGGCGTAATTCAGCACCCTACGGACATTGGCTGTCCGCACGCGCCGTGCGATTCTCCCATTCCCGGTGCGTGCGAGGTCGCCTACTCCAGCACCGGGAATACCTCACCCGTTTCGAGGAACGTGCGATGCGTGTGTTCACAGTGGCCGGTGTCGTCGCCGTGGTCCTGGCGTTCTCCTCCGTAGGCGCGGAGCCACCGAAGCCGCCCGTGCCCCAGAAGGAGCACGAGTGGCTCAAGCAACTGGAGGGGCAGTGGGAGGTCGAGTCCGAGGGCGTCGTTGAACCGGGCAAGCCGCCGGTGAAGTGTCGGGGCACGGACGCGGCCCGCTCGCTCGGCGGGCTCTGGCTCGTGAGCGAGATGAAGGCGACGGTCGCGGACGTCCCGGTCATGGGTGTGATGACGCTCGGGTACGACGCCCAAAAGAAGAAGGTCGTCGGCACCTGGGTCTGCTCGATGTGCGACGTCCTGTACAAGTACGAGGGCACGGTGGAAGGTCAGACACTGACGCTGGAAACCGAGGATCCGAACCCGAGTACCGGCAAGCTCGTGAAGATGCGCGACGTGATCGAACTGAAGGACAAGGATACCAAGGTGCTGACCTCGTCCATGCTCGGGGACGACGGTAAGTGGGTTCCGTTCATGACCATGAACGGCAAGCGCAAGAAGTAATCGCGATTCTGATACACGCCCGCCCCATCGGGCCACCCGTCATCGAATCCGCGCCGCTCGCCCCGGCGCAACCGTGAGGGGCAACTGCCAAAAGGTTCGCCCCTCACGTGTTTCGCACCTCGAACCACCCCACCTCCACATCACCATTTCGTAGCCACAAATATTTCTCGCTGAAGAAAACAGGTGCCGGGTGATCAGAAGTCTCACACGTTTCGCGCTCAAACGAGCGCATGGTGTTCATCGACCGGAATCGCGACGGGTTGGGCCGGCGCGAGTTGAGAAATCGGGGCGTCCGGCAGTTGCTTGGCGTAGCGCTCAGTGAGGATCGGTCCGAGGACGGAGGTAACGACGAGCAGAACGATAACGGAGTTCAGTACCGGTTCGCCGATCAGCCGCTCGTCGGCCGCGTTCTTGGTGTTGTACGCGACCAGGGCCGCGGCCAGCGTCGCGGCGACCTGCGGCAGCGAAAGCGACCACATCGTCAGCCCCTCGTGCCACGTGTAGCCGTACATTCGGCGCGCCACCTCAGCCGCCAGGAACTTCGACCCGATCAGCCCGCCGACGATCCCGGCCACCAGCCAGAAGTGCTCGACCAGCGTCCGGGCGAAGGTGTTCACATCGATCAAGAACCCGATGGTCAGGAAAAACGTCGGGATGAAAAGGTGGTTCCCGAGGAACTCAAGCTCGTGCTTGGCCTCGCAATCCCGGGTGGCACTATTAACGGCCAGGCCCGCGAGGAACGCCCCAATGATCCCTTCCAGGTTGATCGCCTCCGCCGCGACGGCGGCCAGCGCCACCACCAGTAACAACAAGGCGAACTGCCCCTCCTTCGCCGGTTTGAGGGCGAACAGTTTCCGGCTGACCCAGCCCAGCCCGAGGAGCACCGCAGGAACGTACACCGCCAGTTCGAGCAATTGAATGACAAACTGGTTCGGGGAGAAACCGGAGGCGTGAATCGGGATGCAGACGGCCAGCACCAGAAGGGCGGCGACGTCGGTAAACACTGTCGCCCCGATCGCGACCGTCACGGCCTCGTTCCCCAGCTTCCCGAGCTTGTCCACGATCGGGTACGCGATCAGGGTGTGCGACGCCAGGAGCGACCCGATGAGGAGCGCCCCGATCAGCGGGTACCCGGCCGCGAACCCAACGCCCATCCCCGCCGCGAGCGGGACGCCGAACGTGAGCAGGCCGAAGCCGACGGACCGATTCCGGGATGCGTTGAACTGGATCAGATCGATCTCCAGCCCGGCGAAGAACATCAGCAGGAGCTTCCCGAGTTCGGCGATGAATTCGACGGCCTCACCGTGCTTCGGGGCCACACCCAAGCAAAACGGGCCGATGACCAGTCCGGCCCCGAGGAGCCCGACGACGGCGGGGAGGCGGACCCGCCGACATAGTGGTGGGACGGTGAAGAAGATCAGCATCATGATGCAAAACCGGACCAGGGGCGGCAGGTGACGGACCTGGTCCAAGATGGGATCGAACATACGTACCCCAGGGCCAATCGAAGGGCCTAATGAACGGTCATTTTTTGGAGTTTATTGCCGTCATTAGAAGATAGGTCTTCTTGAGCAGCACGCGGGGCCGTTAGTACCGAGAGTTGAATCTGTGTCCGGCCCTCGCACCGGCGCGTTCGGCATTAGCGGCACAATCGTACTGGCTACCTTTCGCTTTCTGCTGTTTTGTCTCAAGTCCGACAACGGCTGCCCTGGTGTCTCCAAACGGCGCCAAGAGCAGCGTGGAGACACCCGGGGCGGGATCAGAACTCGACGTTGTACTTTTTGACCATCTTCCGCCGGATGTCGAGCGTCCCGCCTTGTATGGCTTTCCAAGTCTCCCGCCGGTACAGGGCCTCGTTCTGCGAGGTCACCGTTTGGATGTTGTTGACCGACGCATAGTTGTCCACGACCGCGGTGGACGTGCTCCCGCTCGGGACCGCGTAGTTCCAACCGTAACCCCCGTAGTACCCCCCGACGTACCCGCCCCCGGTGTAGTAGTTCGGGGTGCTCACCACGGACATCGCCTTGTTCGCTTCCGCCAAGCTGATCGCGCCCCCGGCCTTCTGCGACATGATCGCCATCGTGCGCAACGTGGTCGCGAGCGCGGCCCCCCATTGGAGCAGCTCCTCGTCCACGTTCAACAGCGGCAGTTCCTCGATGTAGCGCGCGCCACTGTTCAAGACGGCCGTGAGCTTTTGAAACGTCGGCGGGCTGGTCTTCTGTACCTCGCCCATCTTCTTCTGGACCGCCTGGAAGTATTTCTGCGAGGCTTGGCGCTTGGCCTGCTCAACGGGCACCTCGTCCGGTGTGGTTTGGTCGACGGCCCCGAGCGAGGGGTGAAGGAAGGGGGCGACAAGCTCGTTCGCGCTCTCCGTCGTCAGCGCCCCGGAGAACGTCACCGTGTTGCCGCGAACGGTCGCGGCCCACTGGTCCATTTCCGCGCTGTGAAACCCCGACCGCTTGAGTATCTCGAGCAGGAGCGCTTGGGCGGCGCCGTCGAGCGGCGCCGCCGGTGCATCGAATTCCAGCCGCAACTCCGCCACCAACTTGTCGGTCGCGCGGATGGACAAAGTGACGTAGTGGAGTTGGCCGAACAGGTCCGCGACGGGACCGATTTTCGCCGCCTTGTCCTTGACCGCGGCGGTCGCCGCGAGCCGGGTCTTCACCAGCGCCGGGGAGAACATGTCACTCGTATCGAGTACCAGAACGACGGGCGCGTTCGCCCCGACGCCCGCCCCGACGGTTGCCAGTACGGGAGACAGTTTGGGGGAAACGGTACCGTCCGCTTCTCGTAACCAGCGCCCTGTGTCCTGGCGGTTGGCGGGCTGGTACCCACCGGCGATCCCCGGTTTGAGGTTCACCACGAACCGGTCGTTGCGGGTCAAAACGACGTTCTTGCCGGCGATCTTGTCCGGCGAACCGCCGGTCACCTTGAGTAGATCCGCGTCGGACACCGGTTTCTTCAACCGGACGACGAACACTTCCCCGCTCGGACCCGAGCGCGGGTCGAATTGAGACGCCACGACCAACTGGGACACACCGGGCGGGAGCGAGTCGAGGCCGGAAACCGGTTCACCACCGGCACCCCATTTTTCTTTCTTCGCGATCGCGGACTTCCCGAGGGCGTCCGCGTCCACGAACAGGACCAAATTGGTCCGGGCCGGAACCCAGCCGAGAAGGTCTGTGACGCGCTCCTGGGCGCGTAGTGCGCTCGCCCCTGTGCTGAGGGCCGCAGCGACCAGCGTCACTCGAAAAACAGTGATCATGGGTACCCTCGGATATGTGGAGAATCACAAACGCATAAACGCCCGATTTCGAGCTTCCGAACTCTCGCGCGGTCTTATGGCGCGCGCCCGTGAATAACTTCAGTGTCATCCCGTCAACCGGGGCGCGTTACGGAGTTAGCGCGCTCGCCGATCGCGTGTTCGTGAGTGTGGGTGTGGAGGAGGCTAACGCGACGAAGAGGGAGAAGCACCTGTCAAAAGTGACAGGTGGGGGAGCAGAAAACTAACAGGTTGTGTGGAATGTACCCGAAATCGTCGCCAGCGGCCGCGCCTCGCAATGGGAAACGCCGGCCCAGTGCGAAAGCGGCCGAAGATATGGAAATTATCGCACCCATCGACACGGGCGTACCCGGCCGCGCGCACCGTGGCCCGGTCCGCCGAGTGCGCACGCGGTCGCGGTTCGATACAGCCTTCGGTGTCGCACTTCATCTGCGCCAACGGTCTTCCCCGCGGTGGGAAAGGTACCCCGTCAGCTCTAAGACACGAACACCCCGCGGCTGACCGCGGCGAGCGGGTCGACACTGTAAAGCAGCGAGTGGTTCTGCCCGTCGAACAGGTTCACGGTGCCTCCGGCCACCCCGACGAGGAGCTCATCGGTCCCGTCCGTGTTCGTATCAACCCCGGCAACGGTTACGTTCCCGCGCGCCCCGGGAAACGCGAAGAAGCTGTCGAATTCGGTTCCGGTCCGCCCGTCGAACGCCTTCACGTGGCCGTTCACGGACGCGCCCGTAATGATGTCATCGAAACCGTCCCGGTTCAGGTCTCCGGCACCCGCCGACACGCTCCCGGTGAAGCCCGGGTACGCGAAGAACGAATGGATCGGAACCTGGCTCTGCCCGTCGAACACCTTCACGTGGCCGTTTGCAGACGCGCCCGTGACGATATCGGCGAACCCGTCACCGTTCACGTCCCCGGCCGCAACGGAAATGCCCCCGGTTGCCCCCGGGTACGCGAAGAAACTCTTGAATTCGGCCCCGGTGCGCCCGTCGAACACTTTCACGTGGCCGTTCGTGGACGCGCCCGTGATGATATCGGCGGCTCCATCGCGGTTCACGTCCCCGCCCCCCACCGACACGTTCCCGGTGAAGCCCGAGTACGCAAGGAAGCTCCGCACTTCGGCCCCGCTCGCCCAACCGCCGGTGAACCGGTCGAACACTTTCACGTGACCGTTCGCCGAGGCCACGATCGTGGTCAGACCGAGACCGTCCCGGGAACCGGTGCCCACGACCACCTGACCGGCGAACCCGGCAAAAGGGACGAACGTGGCCCGGAGCGAGCCGTCCGTGTTGAACACATCAACGTTCGCCCCCCGCGAGATGGCGTACCCCGGGATCAGGATCGGGCCAATGATATTCGGCACGATCGCAATCGCATCGGTTTCCCCCGGGAGCGGGGGATTCGCGAAAGCGGGCGTGAGACGATCTTCAAGGGGCTCGCAACTCAGGCAGGCGGACCCTGACGAGCGAGAGGGGCGGTGCATGAGACCTCGACGGTTCGGGGCAATAAAGGCGGTCGGGCGCCGGCGCCCGACCGGCGCAATATAGTCACGGCTCAGTGCAATGAAAACGGCAACCTGTCGATGACACCTGAATAACAGATGTTGACTTGACTAATTCTCGGTGTAAAGCAAATGGCCGGGATTTTCGGACCGGGCGACTCATCGCTCCACTGATGCGGCGGATACTTGGATCATTTGTACGATCGAACCAGAGGCAAAATTGCAACTCCAGCTATATCCGAGAGATACGTCTCCACCATCTACCAGAAAGACGCGCGAATCTCAGATGAGATTGGGGCTCCATTATCACTCGCTCTTACCCAACGGGCGCGAAGAGTTGCGGGTCGAGTCGGTGCAGGAGCTGGCGGATACGCGGCAGCGCGTCGAGCCCCGCGGCCCGGCCGATCGCGGCCATTTCCTTCGCTTGCGTGAACGCGGTCAGGTCGAACCCGCACACGTCCGTCTCGATCACCACATCTGCCGGGAGCACACCTTGAGCATTGAGGATGTGGTTCTGCACCAACAGGCTGCGGAGAAGCGTCTGCACCACGGTCGGCTTCTTCCCGGTGTGTGAATGCGTTTCCGGGGTGATCGCGCAGAACGCCTTTTCCATTTTGGCCGTCACGCTGACCGCGATCACGAAATTGCACCCGCGTGCCACCAGTACATCGGCCGGAATGTTGTTCGCCAGCCCCCCGTCGATGAGTGCTTGGCCCCCGCGGACGATCGGGACCGAGAGAACCGGTAGGTTGATGCTCTCGAGTACCGCGTGGGTCGCGTCGCCCTGATCGCGGACCACCGGACTGCCGCTCACGAGGTCCACAGTGACCGTCAGGCACGGCACGGAGAGCTGTTCGAGGTGCCAGTCGTGCAGGTACCTGCGGAGCATCGGGTCGAAGTGCCCGCGCCGGTACTTGTACAGCAGGTACCAGTGGTCCCCGCGCGGCAGCCGGCGGAACACCCACGACGGTCGCAGGTCGTTGGCGAACTGATGAGCGCTGTAGTCGCTGTCCAGGCCGCTGGCGTACACGACCCCGGTCATCGCCCCGGCGCTCGTCCCCGCGATCATGTCCACCACGATGCCCTGGTCTTCGAGCGCCTTGAGGATGCCGAGGTGCGACATGCCGCGGGCCGCGCCGCCCCCGAGCGCGACCCCGATGCGCACCCCGCGGAGGTCGTGGACCAGGCGCTCCAGCCCGGCCGTCAGTGCCCGGCCGAGCGGGAACTTGGGTGGCGCCCCAGCGATCTTGAAGTCACGGGCAATGAGGTCGCGGAGCCCGGGCGTGACCGGAGCCACGGAACTCTCGCCCTCCAGCAACCAGGCGATGCCGATCTTGTCGCGCCACCCGTGAGCCGGCACATCGAGCGCCCGGAGGCGCTGTACCGCGGCCCCGCTGTGAGTCGCGGGGACGAAGTAGACGGCCCGGTCCGCGATCTCCAGTAACCGCGACATTCGCTCCGGTGTCGTGTCCGCGTGCAGGTCGAAAACGATGCGGTTCACATCGTGCCACGCGACCGCCTGTCGGCGGATCTCTTCGGTTTCCAGATCCTGGCCGTCCACACGAAGCGCGCGGAACGGGACGTCGGGGAGGTTTTGCCAGTAGTTCGAGTCGCTGAATATCGCGAGCTTCTCGCCCAGCCCGCGCAGCCGGGCGATCAGTTGCCCGGCGACCGCGCGCGCGGCGGGGGACTCGTGGATCAGCGCGAGGACCATCGGGGCGCGCTTCGGGGCGGCGCCGAAGAAGTGTTTCCGCAGGCCCCCCGAAAACGTCGACAGCCACAGGCG
This region of Gemmata massiliana genomic DNA includes:
- the zwf gene encoding glucose-6-phosphate dehydrogenase; the encoded protein is MAQPLTVVIFGASGDLTSRKLIPALFNLAQKGKLPPEARVVGVARSEYTDEAFREHLKGKAKEILPGEQFSEEKWAAFAPRIHYVSTDATQPGGAKPLADWFAANEKEPNGRRLYYFSVSPYYYPPISAALAEAGLNKSDTGYRRLVIEKPFGTDRASAKKLNDELHKHWDENQLYRIDHYLGKDTVQNILVFRFANTLFEPLWNAQYIDHVQITVAEKVTVEGRGDYYDKSGVMRDMLQNHILQVLTLVAMEDPNRYTADNLRNEKMKVLSTVNVRPEAEAMKVMALGQYDGYLNVKGVDPKSKTPTYAAVKLDLDNRRWHGVPFYLRSGKGLKARYSEVMIQFKCPARLMFPLPANEMLQCNRLKMVIQPNESIQLNFQTKVPDVDGVSLRPHNLTFDYKQAYQNQTLPEAYERLLLDSIQGDASLFMRADEIERAWEIMDPLIAAADHAPTQPEKYAIGSNGPSSADKLLDCWQPIG
- a CDS encoding DUF1579 domain-containing protein: MRVFTVAGVVAVVLAFSSVGAEPPKPPVPQKEHEWLKQLEGQWEVESEGVVEPGKPPVKCRGTDAARSLGGLWLVSEMKATVADVPVMGVMTLGYDAQKKKVVGTWVCSMCDVLYKYEGTVEGQTLTLETEDPNPSTGKLVKMRDVIELKDKDTKVLTSSMLGDDGKWVPFMTMNGKRKK
- a CDS encoding cation:proton antiporter; the encoded protein is MFDPILDQVRHLPPLVRFCIMMLIFFTVPPLCRRVRLPAVVGLLGAGLVIGPFCLGVAPKHGEAVEFIAELGKLLLMFFAGLEIDLIQFNASRNRSVGFGLLTFGVPLAAGMGVGFAAGYPLIGALLIGSLLASHTLIAYPIVDKLGKLGNEAVTVAIGATVFTDVAALLVLAVCIPIHASGFSPNQFVIQLLELAVYVPAVLLGLGWVSRKLFALKPAKEGQFALLLLVVALAAVAAEAINLEGIIGAFLAGLAVNSATRDCEAKHELEFLGNHLFIPTFFLTIGFLIDVNTFARTLVEHFWLVAGIVGGLIGSKFLAAEVARRMYGYTWHEGLTMWSLSLPQVAATLAAALVAYNTKNAADERLIGEPVLNSVIVLLVVTSVLGPILTERYAKQLPDAPISQLAPAQPVAIPVDEHHALV
- a CDS encoding FG-GAP-like repeat-containing protein; translated protein: MPNIIGPILIPGYAISRGANVDVFNTDGSLRATFVPFAGFAGQVVVGTGSRDGLGLTTIVASANGHVKVFDRFTGGWASGAEVRSFLAYSGFTGNVSVGGGDVNRDGAADIITGASTNGHVKVFDGRTGAEFKSFFAYPGATGGISVAAGDVNGDGFADIVTGASANGHVKVFDGQSQVPIHSFFAYPGFTGSVSAGAGDLNRDGFDDIITGASVNGHVKAFDGRTGTEFDSFFAFPGARGNVTVAGVDTNTDGTDELLVGVAGGTVNLFDGQNHSLLYSVDPLAAVSRGVFVS
- a CDS encoding patatin-like phospholipase family protein yields the protein MPPPRTGSGTTFVANWKGAAVNDDVIPLLKMHEYFRSASDEALREVASLARVTQHATGDVVHEANAPLTTVGFVLRGRLKAVRIDARGGASLFRMIERGEQFGMMVGALTEPVPIRVVALEPTTVLNLDYEEAMELTFRHPDLRRLWLSTFSGGLRKHFFGAAPKRAPMVLALIHESPAARAVAGQLIARLRGLGEKLAIFSDSNYWQNLPDVPFRALRVDGQDLETEEIRRQAVAWHDVNRIVFDLHADTTPERMSRLLEIADRAVYFVPATHSGAAVQRLRALDVPAHGWRDKIGIAWLLEGESSVAPVTPGLRDLIARDFKIAGAPPKFPLGRALTAGLERLVHDLRGVRIGVALGGGAARGMSHLGILKALEDQGIVVDMIAGTSAGAMTGVVYASGLDSDYSAHQFANDLRPSWVFRRLPRGDHWYLLYKYRRGHFDPMLRRYLHDWHLEQLSVPCLTVTVDLVSGSPVVRDQGDATHAVLESINLPVLSVPIVRGGQALIDGGLANNIPADVLVARGCNFVIAVSVTAKMEKAFCAITPETHSHTGKKPTVVQTLLRSLLVQNHILNAQGVLPADVVIETDVCGFDLTAFTQAKEMAAIGRAAGLDALPRIRQLLHRLDPQLFAPVG